The following are encoded in a window of Amaranthus tricolor cultivar Red isolate AtriRed21 chromosome 2, ASM2621246v1, whole genome shotgun sequence genomic DNA:
- the LOC130805095 gene encoding polypyrimidine tract-binding protein homolog 2 isoform X2: MTSVSSQPQFRYTQPPSKVLHLRNLPWECTEEELIELGKPFGKVVNTKCNVGANKNQAFIEFADLNQAIAMISYYASSSEPAQIRGKTVYLQYSNRQEIVHNKTTADTAGNVLLVTIEGNEARQVSIECLHLVFSAFGLVHKITTFEKTAGFQALIQFSDTETAYSAKDALDGRNIPRYLLPEHVGPCSLKITYSAHVDLSVKFQSHRSRDYTNPYLPVAPSAIDATGQLGVSVDGKQLETESNVLLASIENMQYAVTLDALHTVLSAFGVVQKIAMFEKNEGLQALIQYPDVQTAAIVKESLEGHCIYDGGFCKLHLAYSRHTDLCIKVNNDRSRDYTVPINTVIQPSIFGQHPPGQMPGAAAAPPYNGAQYPGQLSSGGWAATASPPQHMHMQMPMQNYPYLTPGGAPPGTMPPGSIPPSSMPPGSMPPGSMPPGSVLPGSMPPGSMPPGSMPPASMPLGSLGSMLPSSVGPAPMHMQNSNGLQLPLAVPPYSQ, translated from the exons ATGACTTCTGTGTCAAGCCAGCCACAGTTTCGCTACACCCAACCTCCATCGAAGGTGCTTCACTTGAGAAATTTGCCTTGGGAATGCACTGAGGAAGAGCTGATAGAATTGGGGAAGCCTTTTGGTAAAGTTGTCAACACAAAATGCAATGTTGGAGCAAACAAAAATCAAGCTTTCATTGAATTT GCGGACCTTAATCAAGCCATTGCCATGATATCCTACTATGCTTCGTCATCAGAACCAGCACAAATACGTGGAAAAACAGTTTACCTGCAGTATTCCAATAGGCAAGAAATTGTGCACAATAAGACCACTGCTGACACTGCAGGAAATGTATTATTAGTGACAATTGAGGGAAACGAAGCTCGCCAAGTCAGCATTGAATGCTTACACTTG GTTTTTTCAGCATTTGGTTTGGTGCATAAGATAACAACTTTTGAAAAGACAGCTGGATTCCAG GCCTTGATTCAATTTTCTGATACAGAAACTGCATATTCTGCAAAGGATGCTCTTGATGGAAGAAATATTCCAAG GTACTTGCTTCCAGAGCATGTAGGGCCGTGCAGTCTCAAGATAACTTATTCTGCGCATGTTGATTTAAGTGTCAAATTCCAGAGTCACCGTAGCAG GGACTACACTAACCCATACCTTCCGGTTGCACCATCTGCTATAGATGCGACTGGTCAG CTAGGTGTTAGTGTGGATGGAAAACAATTGGAAACTGAGAGTAATGTGCTACTGGCATCTATTGAAAATATGCAGTATGCTGTCACTTTGGATGCCTTACACACG GTCCTTTCTGCTTTTGGAGTTGTACAGAAGATTGCTATGTTTGAAAAAAATGAAGGGCTGCAGGCTTTGATTCAATACCCTG ATGTTCAGACAGCTGCCATTGTAAAAGAATCACTGGAAGGGCATTGCATATATGATGGAGGGTTTTGCAAACTTCACCTGGCTTATTCCCGCCATACAGATTTATGTATCAAG GTGAATAATGACAGAAGCAGAGACTACACAGTTCCTATCAATACTGTTATCCAACCCTCAATATTTGGACAACATCCACCAGGCCAAATGCCTGGAGCTGCTGCTGCCCCTCCTTATAATGGCGCACAATATCCAGGACAGCTTTCTTCGGGAGGCTGGGCTGCTACTGCTTCACCACCTCAACATATGCACATGCAGATGCCAATGCAAAACTACCCATACTTGACTCCTGGTGGAGCACCTCCTGGCACCATGCCGCCCGGTTCTATACCACCAAGCTCCATGCCGCCCGGTTCTATGCCACCAGGCTCTATGCCACCCGGTTCTGTGCTACCAGGCTCCATGCCGCCTGGTTCTATGCCACCAGGCTCCATGCCGCCTGCTTCTATGCCACTAGGCTCGTTAGGATCCATGCTGCCCAGTTCAGTGGGACCTGCGCCAATGCATATGCAGAACTCAAATGGGTTGCAGCTGCCACTTGCTGTGCCTCCTTACAGCCAATGA
- the LOC130805095 gene encoding polypyrimidine tract-binding protein homolog 2 isoform X1, producing MTSVSSQPQFRYTQPPSKVLHLRNLPWECTEEELIELGKPFGKVVNTKCNVGANKNQAFIEFADLNQAIAMISYYASSSEPAQIRGKTVYLQYSNRQEIVHNKTTADTAGNVLLVTIEGNEARQVSIECLHLMQVFSAFGLVHKITTFEKTAGFQALIQFSDTETAYSAKDALDGRNIPRYLLPEHVGPCSLKITYSAHVDLSVKFQSHRSRDYTNPYLPVAPSAIDATGQLGVSVDGKQLETESNVLLASIENMQYAVTLDALHTVLSAFGVVQKIAMFEKNEGLQALIQYPDVQTAAIVKESLEGHCIYDGGFCKLHLAYSRHTDLCIKVNNDRSRDYTVPINTVIQPSIFGQHPPGQMPGAAAAPPYNGAQYPGQLSSGGWAATASPPQHMHMQMPMQNYPYLTPGGAPPGTMPPGSIPPSSMPPGSMPPGSMPPGSVLPGSMPPGSMPPGSMPPASMPLGSLGSMLPSSVGPAPMHMQNSNGLQLPLAVPPYSQ from the exons ATGACTTCTGTGTCAAGCCAGCCACAGTTTCGCTACACCCAACCTCCATCGAAGGTGCTTCACTTGAGAAATTTGCCTTGGGAATGCACTGAGGAAGAGCTGATAGAATTGGGGAAGCCTTTTGGTAAAGTTGTCAACACAAAATGCAATGTTGGAGCAAACAAAAATCAAGCTTTCATTGAATTT GCGGACCTTAATCAAGCCATTGCCATGATATCCTACTATGCTTCGTCATCAGAACCAGCACAAATACGTGGAAAAACAGTTTACCTGCAGTATTCCAATAGGCAAGAAATTGTGCACAATAAGACCACTGCTGACACTGCAGGAAATGTATTATTAGTGACAATTGAGGGAAACGAAGCTCGCCAAGTCAGCATTGAATGCTTACACTTG ATGCAGGTTTTTTCAGCATTTGGTTTGGTGCATAAGATAACAACTTTTGAAAAGACAGCTGGATTCCAG GCCTTGATTCAATTTTCTGATACAGAAACTGCATATTCTGCAAAGGATGCTCTTGATGGAAGAAATATTCCAAG GTACTTGCTTCCAGAGCATGTAGGGCCGTGCAGTCTCAAGATAACTTATTCTGCGCATGTTGATTTAAGTGTCAAATTCCAGAGTCACCGTAGCAG GGACTACACTAACCCATACCTTCCGGTTGCACCATCTGCTATAGATGCGACTGGTCAG CTAGGTGTTAGTGTGGATGGAAAACAATTGGAAACTGAGAGTAATGTGCTACTGGCATCTATTGAAAATATGCAGTATGCTGTCACTTTGGATGCCTTACACACG GTCCTTTCTGCTTTTGGAGTTGTACAGAAGATTGCTATGTTTGAAAAAAATGAAGGGCTGCAGGCTTTGATTCAATACCCTG ATGTTCAGACAGCTGCCATTGTAAAAGAATCACTGGAAGGGCATTGCATATATGATGGAGGGTTTTGCAAACTTCACCTGGCTTATTCCCGCCATACAGATTTATGTATCAAG GTGAATAATGACAGAAGCAGAGACTACACAGTTCCTATCAATACTGTTATCCAACCCTCAATATTTGGACAACATCCACCAGGCCAAATGCCTGGAGCTGCTGCTGCCCCTCCTTATAATGGCGCACAATATCCAGGACAGCTTTCTTCGGGAGGCTGGGCTGCTACTGCTTCACCACCTCAACATATGCACATGCAGATGCCAATGCAAAACTACCCATACTTGACTCCTGGTGGAGCACCTCCTGGCACCATGCCGCCCGGTTCTATACCACCAAGCTCCATGCCGCCCGGTTCTATGCCACCAGGCTCTATGCCACCCGGTTCTGTGCTACCAGGCTCCATGCCGCCTGGTTCTATGCCACCAGGCTCCATGCCGCCTGCTTCTATGCCACTAGGCTCGTTAGGATCCATGCTGCCCAGTTCAGTGGGACCTGCGCCAATGCATATGCAGAACTCAAATGGGTTGCAGCTGCCACTTGCTGTGCCTCCTTACAGCCAATGA
- the LOC130805095 gene encoding polypyrimidine tract-binding protein homolog 2 isoform X3, whose amino-acid sequence MGERAHMQVFSAFGLVHKITTFEKTAGFQALIQFSDTETAYSAKDALDGRNIPRYLLPEHVGPCSLKITYSAHVDLSVKFQSHRSRDYTNPYLPVAPSAIDATGQLGVSVDGKQLETESNVLLASIENMQYAVTLDALHTVLSAFGVVQKIAMFEKNEGLQALIQYPDVQTAAIVKESLEGHCIYDGGFCKLHLAYSRHTDLCIKVNNDRSRDYTVPINTVIQPSIFGQHPPGQMPGAAAAPPYNGAQYPGQLSSGGWAATASPPQHMHMQMPMQNYPYLTPGGAPPGTMPPGSIPPSSMPPGSMPPGSMPPGSVLPGSMPPGSMPPGSMPPASMPLGSLGSMLPSSVGPAPMHMQNSNGLQLPLAVPPYSQ is encoded by the exons ATGGGAGAAAGAGCGCAT ATGCAGGTTTTTTCAGCATTTGGTTTGGTGCATAAGATAACAACTTTTGAAAAGACAGCTGGATTCCAG GCCTTGATTCAATTTTCTGATACAGAAACTGCATATTCTGCAAAGGATGCTCTTGATGGAAGAAATATTCCAAG GTACTTGCTTCCAGAGCATGTAGGGCCGTGCAGTCTCAAGATAACTTATTCTGCGCATGTTGATTTAAGTGTCAAATTCCAGAGTCACCGTAGCAG GGACTACACTAACCCATACCTTCCGGTTGCACCATCTGCTATAGATGCGACTGGTCAG CTAGGTGTTAGTGTGGATGGAAAACAATTGGAAACTGAGAGTAATGTGCTACTGGCATCTATTGAAAATATGCAGTATGCTGTCACTTTGGATGCCTTACACACG GTCCTTTCTGCTTTTGGAGTTGTACAGAAGATTGCTATGTTTGAAAAAAATGAAGGGCTGCAGGCTTTGATTCAATACCCTG ATGTTCAGACAGCTGCCATTGTAAAAGAATCACTGGAAGGGCATTGCATATATGATGGAGGGTTTTGCAAACTTCACCTGGCTTATTCCCGCCATACAGATTTATGTATCAAG GTGAATAATGACAGAAGCAGAGACTACACAGTTCCTATCAATACTGTTATCCAACCCTCAATATTTGGACAACATCCACCAGGCCAAATGCCTGGAGCTGCTGCTGCCCCTCCTTATAATGGCGCACAATATCCAGGACAGCTTTCTTCGGGAGGCTGGGCTGCTACTGCTTCACCACCTCAACATATGCACATGCAGATGCCAATGCAAAACTACCCATACTTGACTCCTGGTGGAGCACCTCCTGGCACCATGCCGCCCGGTTCTATACCACCAAGCTCCATGCCGCCCGGTTCTATGCCACCAGGCTCTATGCCACCCGGTTCTGTGCTACCAGGCTCCATGCCGCCTGGTTCTATGCCACCAGGCTCCATGCCGCCTGCTTCTATGCCACTAGGCTCGTTAGGATCCATGCTGCCCAGTTCAGTGGGACCTGCGCCAATGCATATGCAGAACTCAAATGGGTTGCAGCTGCCACTTGCTGTGCCTCCTTACAGCCAATGA
- the LOC130805095 gene encoding polypyrimidine tract-binding protein homolog 2 isoform X4: MGERAHVFSAFGLVHKITTFEKTAGFQALIQFSDTETAYSAKDALDGRNIPRYLLPEHVGPCSLKITYSAHVDLSVKFQSHRSRDYTNPYLPVAPSAIDATGQLGVSVDGKQLETESNVLLASIENMQYAVTLDALHTVLSAFGVVQKIAMFEKNEGLQALIQYPDVQTAAIVKESLEGHCIYDGGFCKLHLAYSRHTDLCIKVNNDRSRDYTVPINTVIQPSIFGQHPPGQMPGAAAAPPYNGAQYPGQLSSGGWAATASPPQHMHMQMPMQNYPYLTPGGAPPGTMPPGSIPPSSMPPGSMPPGSMPPGSVLPGSMPPGSMPPGSMPPASMPLGSLGSMLPSSVGPAPMHMQNSNGLQLPLAVPPYSQ; encoded by the exons ATGGGAGAAAGAGCGCAT GTTTTTTCAGCATTTGGTTTGGTGCATAAGATAACAACTTTTGAAAAGACAGCTGGATTCCAG GCCTTGATTCAATTTTCTGATACAGAAACTGCATATTCTGCAAAGGATGCTCTTGATGGAAGAAATATTCCAAG GTACTTGCTTCCAGAGCATGTAGGGCCGTGCAGTCTCAAGATAACTTATTCTGCGCATGTTGATTTAAGTGTCAAATTCCAGAGTCACCGTAGCAG GGACTACACTAACCCATACCTTCCGGTTGCACCATCTGCTATAGATGCGACTGGTCAG CTAGGTGTTAGTGTGGATGGAAAACAATTGGAAACTGAGAGTAATGTGCTACTGGCATCTATTGAAAATATGCAGTATGCTGTCACTTTGGATGCCTTACACACG GTCCTTTCTGCTTTTGGAGTTGTACAGAAGATTGCTATGTTTGAAAAAAATGAAGGGCTGCAGGCTTTGATTCAATACCCTG ATGTTCAGACAGCTGCCATTGTAAAAGAATCACTGGAAGGGCATTGCATATATGATGGAGGGTTTTGCAAACTTCACCTGGCTTATTCCCGCCATACAGATTTATGTATCAAG GTGAATAATGACAGAAGCAGAGACTACACAGTTCCTATCAATACTGTTATCCAACCCTCAATATTTGGACAACATCCACCAGGCCAAATGCCTGGAGCTGCTGCTGCCCCTCCTTATAATGGCGCACAATATCCAGGACAGCTTTCTTCGGGAGGCTGGGCTGCTACTGCTTCACCACCTCAACATATGCACATGCAGATGCCAATGCAAAACTACCCATACTTGACTCCTGGTGGAGCACCTCCTGGCACCATGCCGCCCGGTTCTATACCACCAAGCTCCATGCCGCCCGGTTCTATGCCACCAGGCTCTATGCCACCCGGTTCTGTGCTACCAGGCTCCATGCCGCCTGGTTCTATGCCACCAGGCTCCATGCCGCCTGCTTCTATGCCACTAGGCTCGTTAGGATCCATGCTGCCCAGTTCAGTGGGACCTGCGCCAATGCATATGCAGAACTCAAATGGGTTGCAGCTGCCACTTGCTGTGCCTCCTTACAGCCAATGA